CACAACATACAACCCACAACATAAAACTCTTTAGCGCTTGGAGAACTGGAACCGTGCGCGAGCGCCCTTCTGCCCGTACTTCTTCCGCTCCTTGCCGCGCGAATCGCGGGTCGTCAGGCCCTCGGCCTTCAGAGCCTTGCGCAGCTCGGGGTTGAACTCCATCAATGCGCGGGCGATGCCGAGCTTAACCGCATCGGCCTGGCCCATCACGCCGCCGCCGCGAACGGTGGTCAGCA
This is a stretch of genomic DNA from Granulicella sp. WH15. It encodes these proteins:
- the rpsI gene encoding 30S ribosomal protein S9 codes for the protein MADLIQYYGTGRRKSSIARVFLRPGSGKFVVNKKDVDVYFVTAQQRAAVRRSLGIAGIEETFDVLTTVRGGGVMGQADAVKLGIARALMEFNPELRKALKAEGLTTRDSRGKERKKYGQKGARARFQFSKR